TCAGCATAATAATTAGTAGCTACCATTATGTTTATACCAACAATACCTTTAACAGCTTTTTCTTTTGCTATTCTTATATGTTTTTTTAGAGCAGTTAAGTTAGCAGCTAAAGAATCACTTTCAAAATTATCTTCATTGTATCCTATTTGAGCTGTTGAAATTATACCAACACCACCTGCCTTAGCTACGGCACCAGCAAGAGATGAAGAAGAAACACCTATACCCATTCCGCCTTGGATTATAGGTATACGAGCTGTTAAGTTTCCAATTTTCAAACCTGTAAAGTCCATGATCTAAATCCCCTTTTATTGTAATTTTATTTTGATAGTCAAAATAACTATATGGTAACTATATTATACAATTTATCCAATGTCAATTAATAAAATATCAATAAAGTGTTAATAATCTTAATAAGGATATAGAGAGGTTAAAAATACAGTGATAGTAAATACATTAGTTGAACAGAAAATTAACCTAATGTATAATATATGAAAGTATTAATTATTAAAGGAGATAAAAAATGACAAATAAAATTTTAGCTCAAATAGACGATAAAGTTATTACAGAAAGTGAAATAGACAGCGCATTAAAGCAATTGCCACAAGAACAAGCAATGTATTTTAATACTCCAGATGGAAGAGCACAATTATTAGAACAGTTAGTTAATTTTGAAGTGTTTTTAAAATATGCTAAGGAAAATAACATAGAAGAGGAAGAAGAGTTTAAAACTCAATTAAAGAGAGTTAAAGAAGAAATATTAGTACAATATATGTATTCAAAAATAATGAGAGAAGCTACTGTAGAAGAAAAAGAATTAGAAGACTACTATAATGTAAATAAAGATACATTTACAGAAGGGGAGTCTGTTAGAGCTAAGCATATATTAGTTGCTACAGAAGATGAAGCACTTAAAGTAAAAAAAGAAATTGAAGAAGGATTATCTTTTGAAGAAGCAGCACAAAAATATTCTACTTGCCCATCAAATGTTTCAGGTGGAGACTTAGGATTTTTCCATGCTGGTC
Above is a genomic segment from Clostridium bornimense containing:
- a CDS encoding peptidylprolyl isomerase, which codes for MTNKILAQIDDKVITESEIDSALKQLPQEQAMYFNTPDGRAQLLEQLVNFEVFLKYAKENNIEEEEEFKTQLKRVKEEILVQYMYSKIMREATVEEKELEDYYNVNKDTFTEGESVRAKHILVATEDEALKVKKEIEEGLSFEEAAQKYSTCPSNVSGGDLGFFHAGQMVPEFEKAAFEAEIGDVTEPVQTQFGFHLVKVEEKKPAVVKSFEEVKDVIRKNILTDRQRYKVASKADELRKAYNVTINQ